Proteins encoded within one genomic window of Manis pentadactyla isolate mManPen7 chromosome 4, mManPen7.hap1, whole genome shotgun sequence:
- the LOC118911126 gene encoding keratin, type I cuticular Ha4-like has product MLYVKPPPTIKGIKGPWRKERLKPHHIHWPQHTCSAITSPSTMSYNCCLPNVSCRSTCSSRPCVAPSCHSSILPGACNIPANVGSCGWFCEGAFNGSEKETMQFLNDRLASYLEKVRQLERENAELESRIRERCQQQEPFVCPNYQSYFRTIEELQQKILCAKSENARLVVQIDNAKLASDDFRTKYEMERSSRQLVESDLNSLRRILDELTLCKSDLEAQVESLKEELLCLKRNHEEEANSLRSQLGDRLNVEVDAAPTVDLNRVLNETRCQYEALLETNRRDVEEWFTTQTEELNKQVVSSSEQLQTSQAEIIELRRTVNALEIELQAQHNLRNSLENTLTETEARYSSQLSQLQCMITSVESQLAEIRGDLERQNQEYQVLLDVRARLEGEINTYRGLLDSEDCKLPCNPCATTNAAGNSCGPCGSCSNRVC; this is encoded by the exons ATGCTGTATGTCAAGCCCCCACCCACCATTAAGGGTATAAAAGGACCTTGGAGGAAGGAGAGACTCAAACCTCACCACATCCACTGGCCTCAGCACACCTGCTCTGCCATCACCTCTCCCAGCACCATGAGTTACAACTGTTGCCTGCCCAACGTGAGCTGCcgctccacctgctcctcccggCCCTGCGTGGCCCCCAGCTGCCACAGCAGCATCCTGCCCGGGGCCTGCAACATCCCCGCCAACGTGGGCAGCTGTGGCTGGTTCTGTGAGGGTGCCTTCAACGGCAGTGAGAAGGAGACCATGCAGTTCCTGAACGACCGCCTGGCCAGCTACCTGGAGAAGGTGCGCCAGCTGGAGCGTGAGAACGCGGAGCTGGAGAGCCGCATCCGGGAGCGGTGCCAGCAGCAGGAGCCCTTTGTGTGCCCCAACTACCAGTCCTACTTCCGGACCATCGAGGAGCTCCAGCAGAAG ATTCTGTGTGCCAAGTCTGAGAATGCCAGGCTGGTGGTGCAGATTGACAATGCCAAGCTGGCCTCTGATGACTTCAGAACCAA GTACGAGATGGAGCGTTCCTCGCGGCAGCTGGTGGAGTCAGACCTCAATAGCCTGCGCAGGATCCTGGATGAGCTGACCCTGTGCAAGTCTGACCTGGAGGCCCAGGTGGAGTCCCTGAAGGAGGAGCTGCTCTGCCTGAAGAGGAACCATGAGGAG GAAGCCAATTCCCTGCGCAGCCAGCTGGGAGACCGCCTCAACGTGGAGGTGGATGCGGCCCCCACCGTGGACCTCAACCGCGTGCTCAACGAGACCAGGTGTCAGTACGAGGCCCTGCTGGAGACCAACCGCAGGGACGTGGAGGAGTGGTTCACCACCCAG ACTGAGGAGCTCAACAAGCAGGTGGTGTCCAGCTCGGAGCAGCTGCAGACCTCCCAGGCGGAGATCATCGAGCTGAGACGCACGGTCAACGCCCTGGAGATCGAGCTGCAGGCCCAGCACAACCTG AGGAACTCCCTGGAGAACACGCTGACGGAGACCGAGGCCCGCTACAGCTCCCAGCTGTCCCAGCTGCAGTGCATGATCACCAGCGTGGAGTCCCAGCTGGCCGAGATCAGGGGTGACCTGGAGCGGCAGAACCAGGAGTACCAGGTGCTGCTGGACGTGCGGGCCCGGCTGGAGGGCGAGATCAACACGTACCGGGGGCTGCTGGATAGTGAGGATTGCAA GCTCCCCTGCAACCCATGCGCCACCACCAATGCTGCTGGCAACTCCTGCGGGCCCTGCGGCAGCTGTTCAAACCGTGTCTGTTAA
- the LOC118911153 gene encoding keratin, type I cuticular Ha1: MPYACCLPNVSCRSTCSSRPCVAPSCHSSILPGACNIPANVGSCGWFCEGAFNGSEKETMQFLNDRLASYLEKVRQLERENAELENRIRERRQQQEPFVCPNYQSYFRTIEELQQKILCSKSENARLVVQIDNAKLAADDFRTKYETELGLRQLVESDLNGLRRILDELTLCKSDLEAQVESLKEELLCLKQNHEQEANSLRSQLGDRLNVEVDAAPTVDLNRVLNETRCQYEALLETNRRDVEEWFTTQTEELNKQVVSSSEQLQTSQAEIIELRRTVNALEIELQAQHNLRNSLENTLTETEARYSSQLSQLQRMITSVESQLAEIRGDLERQNQEYQVLLDVRARLEGEINTYRGLLESEDCKLPCNPCATTNACAKPIGPCVTNPCTPCGPRSYCGPCNTFGC, from the exons ATGCCTTACGCCTGTTGCCTGCCCAACGTGAGCTGCcgctccacctgctcctcccggCCCTGCGTGGCCCCCAGCTGCCACAGCAGCATCCTGCCCGGGGCCTGCAACATCCCCGCCAACGTGGGCAGCTGCGGCTGGTTCTGCGAGGGCGCCTTCAATGGCAGCGAGAAGGAGACCATGCAGTTCCTGAACGACCGCCTGGCCAGCTACCTGGAGAAGGTGCGCCAGCTGGAGCGTGAGAACGCGGAGCTGGAGAACCGCATCCGGGAGCGGCGCCAGCAGCAGGAGCCCTTTGTGTGCCCCAACTACCAGTCCTACTTCCGGACCATCGAGGAGCTTCAGCAGAAG ATCCTGTGCAGCAAGTCGGAGAATGCCAGGCTGGTGGTGCAGATAGACAATGCCAAGCTGGCCGCAGACGACTTCAGGACCAA GTATGAGACGGAGCTGGGCTTGCGGCAGCTGGTGGAGTCGGACCTCAACGGCCTGCGCAGGATCCTGGACGAGCTGACCCTGTGCAAGTCTGACCTGGAGGCCCAGGTGGAGTCCCTGAAGGAGGAGCTGCTGTGCCTCAAGCAGAACCATGAGCAG GAAGCCAATTCCCTGCGCAGCCAGCTGGGAGACCGCCTCAACGTGGAGGTGGACGCGGCCCCCACCGTGGACCTCAACCGCGTGCTCAACGAGACCAGGTGTCAGTACGAGGCCCTGCTGGAGACCAACCGCAGGGACGTGGAGGAGTGGTTCACCACCCAG ACTGAGGAGCTCAACAAGCAGGTGGTGTCCAGCTCGGAGCAGCTGCAGACCTCCCAGGCGGAGATCATTGAGCTGAGACGCACGGTCAACGCCCTGGAGATCGAGCTGCAGGCCCAGCACAACCTG AGGAACTCCCTGGAGAACACGCTGACAGAGACCGAGGCCCGCTACAGCTCCCAGCTGTCCCAGCTGCAGCGCATGATCACCAGCGTGGAGTCCCAGCTGGCCGAGATCAGGGGTGACCTGGAGCGGCAGAACCAGGAGTACCAGGTGCTGCTGGACGTGCGGGCCCGGCTGGAGGGCGAGATCAACACGTACCGGGGGCTGCTGGAGAGCGAGGACTGCAA GCTGCCCTGCAACCCCTGTGCCACCACCAACGCGTGTGCCAAGCCCATTGGACCCTGTGTCACCAATCCCTGTACCCCTTGCGGCCCACGCTCCTACTGTGGGCCCTGCAATACCTTTGGCTGCTAG